The following is a genomic window from Niabella soli DSM 19437.
TGGACTGACCACTTTTCAAAATGAAGTAATGGATTTTGCAAAAGGAGACGGCACGCCCCGCTTTAATCCGTTCTTCATTCCCAAAATGATCCTGGATATCGCGGCCGGACAGATCAGCATGCGGCATAATTTCCGCGGACCCAATTATTCTGTGGTAAGCGCCTGCGCCAGCAGCACCAATGCCATGATTGATGCCGTTAATCTTTTGCGTTTGGGCAAGGCAGATATAATTGCTACCGGGGGTAGTGAAGCCGTAATCGGCGAGGCCGGTGTTGGTGGCTTTAACTCCATGAAAGCCATGAGCGAGCGCAATGACGACCCTGCCACTGCAAGCCGCCCGTATGATAAAGACCGCGACGGTTTTGTAATGGGCGAAGGCGCGGGTATATTGATATTTGAAGAACTGGAGCATGCAAAAAAGCGCGGCGCCAGAATTTATTGTGAAGTGATTGGCGGAGGAGCAACAGCCGATGCCTATCATATTACAGCTCCCCACCCGGAAGGGCTGGGTGCTAAAAATGTAATGATCGTTGCACTGAATGACGCGGGAATCCAGGCAGCCGACGTGGACTATATTAACACGCACGGAACCTCGACCCCCCTGGGCGATATTGCAGAAACAAAAGCCATATTGGAAGTTTTTGGAGCACATTCGTATGATCTAAATATCAGCTCCACCAAAAGTATGACGGGGCATTGCCTTGGGGCTGCCGGGGTACTGGAGGCTATCGCCTGTATTAAAAGTGTGCTGCACGATATTGTACCGCCTACCATTAATCATTTTACAGATGATCCGGAGTTGGATCCGCGATTGAATTTTACATTCAACAAGGCACAGGAACGGAAGGTAAACATTGCCTTAAGCAATACCTTTGGTTTTGGCGGGCATAATGCCTGTGTAATCGTAAAAAAATATTCATAGTGCGCTGTGAATTTTATAAAAGGGATTTTTAAAAAACAATCGGGCACTGCCTTAAAAAAACAGTTGCGGAACATATTGGGTTTTACACCCGATAATATGTCCTTATACAAAACCGCACTAACGCATCGTTCCCTTAAAGAAAATGTTGATGAAAACAATGAACGCCTGGAGTACCTGGGGGATGCTGTCCTGAGCGCACTCATTGCCGATTACCTGTTTAAAAGATATCCTTACCAGGGAGAAGGCTTTTTGACGGAAATGCGCAGTAAAATGGTAAATCGCCAGCAATTGAACGAAGTGGCGTTAAAAATGAACCTGAAAAAGATCGCCAATTTTAATAAACTGGACCATACTTTACGGGGCAGTCATATTTTTGGTAATACGCTGGAGGCCCTTGTGGGGGCCATTTACCTGGATATAGGGTATAAAAAGACCTGCAAATGGGTGTATGACTATATCATTTCCCCCCATATGTTCATGGAGGAGCTGGAACTACGCGAGATCAATCATAAAAATAAACTTTACGGATGGGCAAATAAGCTGGGTAAAACGCTTGAGTTCACCACAATTGAAGAAAAGCTGGAAAATGGGCGCAGATTATTCACAATTGGTGCAGTTGTTGATGGAGAGATAATTGCCCGGGGGAAAGCGTTCAATAAAAAGGATGCTTCTCAAAT
Proteins encoded in this region:
- the fabF gene encoding beta-ketoacyl-ACP synthase II, producing the protein MELKRVVVTGMGALTPIGNTVEEYWNGLINGVPGAAPITLFDASKFRTRFACEVKNFEPTDFLDKKEARKVDRFTQFALVASDQAVKDAGLTKENINPDRIGVVLGSGIGGLTTFQNEVMDFAKGDGTPRFNPFFIPKMILDIAAGQISMRHNFRGPNYSVVSACASSTNAMIDAVNLLRLGKADIIATGGSEAVIGEAGVGGFNSMKAMSERNDDPATASRPYDKDRDGFVMGEGAGILIFEELEHAKKRGARIYCEVIGGGATADAYHITAPHPEGLGAKNVMIVALNDAGIQAADVDYINTHGTSTPLGDIAETKAILEVFGAHSYDLNISSTKSMTGHCLGAAGVLEAIACIKSVLHDIVPPTINHFTDDPELDPRLNFTFNKAQERKVNIALSNTFGFGGHNACVIVKKYS
- the rnc gene encoding ribonuclease III; its protein translation is MNFIKGIFKKQSGTALKKQLRNILGFTPDNMSLYKTALTHRSLKENVDENNERLEYLGDAVLSALIADYLFKRYPYQGEGFLTEMRSKMVNRQQLNEVALKMNLKKIANFNKLDHTLRGSHIFGNTLEALVGAIYLDIGYKKTCKWVYDYIISPHMFMEELELREINHKNKLYGWANKLGKTLEFTTIEEKLENGRRLFTIGAVVDGEIIARGKAFNKKDASQIAASLAVNTLGINNNEEGLISSH